Proteins encoded within one genomic window of Eurosta solidaginis isolate ZX-2024a chromosome 1, ASM4086904v1, whole genome shotgun sequence:
- the Ktl gene encoding BTB/POZ domain-containing protein KCTD16: protein MAAEVVELNVGGVHYTTLLDTLLQEKSSHLHELFSNMDTLVKDSKGRYFLDRDGVLFRYILDYLRDKQISLPEGFRERQRLQREAEYFKLSGLLQCLRSGSDTRPPGCITIGYRGSFQFGKDGLADVKFRKLSRILVCGRVALCREIFGDTLNESRDPDHGGPDRYTSRFFLKHCFIEQAFDMLHERGFRLAGSCGSGTAGSVAEPKPGVDTEENRWNHYNEFVFVRE from the coding sequence ATGGCCGCCGAAGTAGTTGAACTAAATGTTGGTGGCGTTCACTATACCACCCTGCTAGACACATTGCTCCAGGAGAAATCTTCGCACTTACACGAGCTGTTCAGCAATATGGACACACTCGTGAAAGATAGCAAAGGACGCTACTTCCTCGATCGTGATGGTGTACTCTTCcgttatatattagattatttgCGTGATAAGCAAATAAGCCTGCCAGAAGGCTTTCGCGAACGCCAACGTCTACAACGTGAAGCGGAATATTTCAAGTTAAGTGGTTTGTTACAATGCCTACGTAGTGGCAGTGATACACGTCCGCCTGGTTGCATTACAATCGGCTATCGTGGTAGTTTTCAATTTGGCAAAGATGGTTTAGCTGATGTGAAATTCCGTAAGCTATCACGTATTCTTGTATGTGGGCGCGTGGCGTTATGTCGTGAGATATTCGGTGATACGCTAAATGAATCACGTGATCCCGATCATGGTGGACCCGATCGTTATACATCACGTTTCTTCCTTAAGCATTGTTTTATTGAGCAAGCTTTTGATATGTTGCATGAACGTGGCTTCCGTTTGGCGGGTAGTTGTGGTTCGGGTACAGCGGGTTCGGTGGCGGAACCCAAGCCGGGTGTGGATACAGAAGAAAATCGATGGAATCATTATAATGAATTTGTATTTGTAAGGGAATAA